Proteins found in one Salvelinus alpinus chromosome 11, SLU_Salpinus.1, whole genome shotgun sequence genomic segment:
- the LOC139534541 gene encoding segment polarity protein dishevelled homolog DVL-2-like → MAETKIIYHIDEEETPYLVKIQIPAENITLLDFKQVLNKPNYKFFFKSMDQDFGVVKEEISDDSAKLPCFNGRVVSWLVSSDTPGAAEPVPPVLPPPPAEVRPPPSPPPPLPPPPVERTGGIGDSRPPSFHPNAAGSVENLDDQTETESVVSFRRERPRHREAMEQHGPRMNGQSRMERHLAGYESATTVMSSELDTTSFCDSEDDDTMSRFSSSTEQSTASRLLKRHRRRKKQRPPRLERASSFSSVTDSTMSLNIITVTLNMEKYNFLGISIVGQSNERGDGGIYIGSIMKGGAVAADGRIEPGDMLLQVNDINFENMSNDDAVRVLREIVHKPGPIILTVAKCWDPSPQGYFTLPRNEPIRPIDPAAWVSHSVALAGAYPPYTGSSALSTITTTSVTETERFDDFNLSLHSDMASVAKAMASPESGLEVRDRMWLKITIPNAFLGSDVVEWLYHHIEGFQDRREARKYASNLLKAGFIRHTVNKITFSEQCYYIFGDFSDCENYMANLSLIDNDGSSGASDQDTLAPLPLPGATPWPLLHSFPSFQYPHPHPYSSQPPPYHELSSYSFAPGSTGTASQHSEGSRSSGSTRSEGGERRRGSKGGQGSTAGGGGEKSPSGGGEGGDSRSGSGSESEYSVRSSLRRGHGSATPSEHSHSSQRSHHHHHRMPPPPHMSPYPPGMPMPYNPMMVMMVPQHPHPHMGPPNMGHPHQYPQQHPSVPMHPGMGPSVPGGPPGAPPTRDLGSVPPELTASRQSFHLAMGNPSEFFVDVM, encoded by the exons ATGGCGGAAACCAAAATAATATACCACATCGACGAGGAGGAGACGCCGTATTTGGTGAAGATTCAGATTCCTGCCGAAAATATCACTTTGTTGGATTTTAAACAGGTCTTGAACAAGCCCAACTACAAATTCTTCTTTAAGTCTATGGACCAGGACTTCGG ggTGGTGAAGGAAGAGATCTCAGACGACAGTGCCAAGCTCCCCTGCTTCAACGGACGAGTGGTGTCATGG ttggtttcatcagacacgcCAGGAGCAGCAGAGCCAGTACCACCAGTCCTTCCTCCGCCCCCAGCAGAAGTCCGGCCACCGCCAtcgccccctcctcctctcccacccccACCTGTCGAGAGGACCGGGGGCATCGGTGACTCCAGACCCCCATCGTTCCA TCCCAATGCAGCAGGCAGTGTGGAGAACCTGGATGACCAGACAGAAACCGAGTCTGTGGTGTCCTTcaggagagagagacccagacacaGGGAGGCCATGGAGCAACATG GGCCTAGGATGAACGGCCAGAGCCGCATGGAGCGCCACCTAGCGGGCTATGAGAGCGCTACCACGGTGATGAGCAGCGAGCTGGACACCACCAGTTTCTGTGACTCTGAGGACGACGACACCATGAGCCGGTTCAGCAGCTCCACAGAGCAGAGCACGGcgtccaggctgctcaaacgccACCGCAGGCGCAAGAAACAGCGCCCGCCCAGGCTAGAAAGG GCGTCGTCGTTCAGCAGTGTGACGGActccaccatgtctctaaacatcaTCACCGTCACGCTCAACATGG AGAAGTATAACTTCCTAGGCATCAGCATCGTGGGCCAGAGTAACGAGAGAGGGGATGGGGGCATCTATATCGGTTCCATCATGAAGGGAGGGGCGGTGGCTGCCGACGGACGCATCGAACCCGGGGACATGCtgctgcag GTGAACGACATCAACTTTGAGAACATGAGCAACGACGACGCGGTGCGCGTGCTGAGGGAGATCGTGCACAAACCCGG gcCCATCATCCTGACAGTGGCTAAGTGCTGGGACCCGTCACCTCAGGGCTACTTCACCCTCCCCCGCA ATGAGCCGATCCGGCCCATAGACCCAGCAGCATGGGTCAGCCATTCGGTAGCCCTTGCGGGGGCCTACCCTCCCTACACCGGCAGCTCTGCTCTcagcaccatcaccaccacctctgTCACTGAGACAGAAC gTTTTGATGACTTCAACCTGTCCCTGCACTCTGACATGGCGTCGGTGGCTAAGGCCATGGCCTCCCCAGAGTCTGGCCTGGAGGTCAGAGACAGGATGTGGCTCAAGATCACCATCCCCAATGCCTTCCTGG GTTCTGATGTGGTGGAGTGGCTGTACCACCACATCGAGGGCTTCCAGGACCGCCGCGAGGCCAGGAAGTACGCCAGCAACCTGCTGAAGGCCGGCTTCATCCGCCACACGGTCAACAAGATCACCTTCTCAGAACAGTGTTACTACATCTTCGGAGACTTCAGCGACTGTGAGAACT ACATGGccaacctgtccctgattgacaaCGACGGCTCCAGCGGGGCCTCTGACCAGGACACCCTGGCCCCCTTGCCCCTCCCGGGGGCCACACCTTGGCCCCTGCTACACTCCTTCCCTTCCTTCCagtacccccacccccacccctacTCCAGCCAGCCCCCACCCTACCACGAGCTGTCCAGCTACAGCTTCGCCCCAGGCAGCACGGGCACAGCCAGTCAGCACAGTGAAG GGAGCCGGAGCAGTGGGTCAACGCGGAGCGAGGGGGGTGAGAGGCGACGAGGCAGTAAGGGTGGTCAAGGCAGTAcggcgggaggaggaggagaaaagtcCCCCTctggaggaggggaagggggggaCTCTCGCTCGGGCAGCGGCAGCGAATCAGAATACTCGGTCCGCAGCAGCCTGAGGCGGGGCCACGGCTCGGCCACGCCTAGCGAGCACAGCCACTCCTCCCAGCGCtcgcatcatcatcatcaccgcaTGCCACCGCCCCCCCACATGTCGCCCTATCCCCCGGGGATGCCCATGCCCTACAACcctatgatggtgatgatggtgccccagcacccacacccacacatggGACCCCCAAACATGGGACACCCCCACCAGTACCCCCAGCAGCACCCCTCGGTCCCCATGCACCCGGGCATGGGCCCCTCTGTGCCTGGAGGACCACCCGGGGCCCCCCCAACCCGTGACCTGGGCTCTGTTCCCCCCGAGCTTACGGCCTCGCGCCAGTCCTTCCACCTAGCCATGGGCAACCCCAGCGAGTTCTTTGTGGATGTCATGTAG
- the LOC139534543 gene encoding E3 ubiquitin-protein ligase RNF186, giving the protein MCSEHECGICYRSYNTDRRCPRELQCKHSFCESCIVTLSRPSVCEVESRKECSLQDKTIVCPLCRYTTSVSGKVRAALRVDEGILERMVLSGVLSMTDDEEDSEDEEDDETSHENSAEERDSSSGSIVGRFRRSLRRVWGKLTRNHDQGRADCMTDEDLRDLAMMSCYII; this is encoded by the exons ATGTGTTCAGAACATGAGTGCGGAATTTGTTACAGAAGCTACAACACGGATCGTCGGTGTCCTCGTGAGTTACAGTGTAAGCACAGCTTTTGTGAGAGCTGTATCGTGACTCTTTCTCGACCCTCGGTATGTGAAGTGGAATCCAGGAAGGAATGTTCGCTGCAGGACAAGACAATTGTTTGCCCACTGTGCCGGTACACAACGTCGGTCTCGGGTAAAGTGAGGGCAGCGCTTCGGGTAGACGAAGGTATTCTTGAGCGCATGGTGTTATCTGGCGTGCTAAGCATGACAGACGACGAGGAGGATAGtgaagatgaggaggatgatgagacTTCTCATGAGAACTCAGCCGAGGAAAGGGACTCTTCTTCGGGTTCCATAGTTGGAAGGTTCCGCCGTTCGCTGAGGCGCGTCTGGGGCAAATTAACTCGGAATCATGACCAAGGGAGAGCGG ATTGTATGACCGATGAGGACCTACGAGACCTTGCCATGATGTCATGCTACATCATTTGA
- the LOC139534542 gene encoding E3 ubiquitin-protein ligase rnf152-B-like has protein sequence MAEPPEPVLFQGHPVSAAAPSLGESTDVECPICYQEYNQSSKCPRMLECLHVFCTECLQRIQLSPYPTDPSDPQSLPSPAISCPLCRHPTTLETGDPLTLPCNSRILAQLPPMAFRMPTSVAARLATVTQSVVLSLEASRDSRFIILPTVSLRVEQMHPSDRPHSGGGGLVDEVEVLQHHRRTLVCVQLIAVVFWVLFGVTCVVAVVFGPSFFCN, from the coding sequence ATGGCTGAGCCCCCGGAACCAGTGCTCTTCCAGGGGCACCCAGTCTCAGCAGCCGCCCCCAGCCTGGGGGAGTCCACAGATGTGGAGTGTCCCATCTGCTACCAGGAGTACAACCAGAGCAGCAAGTGTCCTCGCATGCTGGAGTGCCTCCATGTCTTTTGCACCGAGTGCCTCCAGAGGATCCAGCTGTCCCCATATCCAACTGACCCCTCGGACCCCCAGAGCCTTCCCAGTCCTGCCATCTCCTGCCCCCTTTGCCGCCACCCCACCACGCTGGAGACAGGTGACCCCCTCACCTTGCCCTGCAACTCCCGCATCCTGGCCCAGCTGCCGCCCATGGCCTTCCGCATGCCCACATCGGTGGCCGCCCGACTGGCCACTGTCACCCAGAGTGTGGTCCTCTCCCTGGAGGCCAGCAGGGATTCTCGCTTCATCATCCTGCCCACAGTGAGCCTCCGGGTGGAGCAGATGCACCCCAGCGATAGGCCCCACAGCGGAGGTGGAGGCCTGGTTGATGAGGTGGAGGTGCTGCAGCACCACAGGAGGACCCTGGTATGTGTGCAGCTGATAGCCGTGGTCTTCTGGGTGTTGTTTGGGGTGACCTGCGTAGTGGCGGTAGTGTTCGGGCCAAGCTTCTTCTGCAACTGA